A stretch of Rhizobium glycinendophyticum DNA encodes these proteins:
- the nuoI gene encoding NADH-quinone oxidoreductase subunit NuoI yields MAIAQAINSLFLKEFVGAFFLSMRYFFKQKATINYPFEKGPVSARFRGEHALRRYPNGEERCIACKLCEAICPAQAITIEAGPRRNDGTRRTVRYDIDMVKCIYCGFCQEACPVDAIVEGPNFEFATETREELYFDKARLLDNGDRWEREIARNIAIDAPYR; encoded by the coding sequence ATGGCAATTGCACAGGCTATCAATTCGCTCTTCCTGAAGGAGTTCGTCGGCGCGTTTTTCCTGTCGATGCGCTACTTCTTCAAGCAGAAGGCGACGATCAACTACCCGTTCGAAAAGGGCCCGGTTTCGGCGCGCTTTCGCGGTGAACACGCGCTGCGTCGCTATCCCAACGGGGAAGAGCGCTGCATCGCCTGCAAGCTGTGCGAGGCGATCTGTCCCGCCCAGGCCATTACCATCGAGGCTGGCCCGCGCCGAAACGACGGCACCCGCCGCACGGTGCGCTACGACATCGACATGGTGAAGTGCATCTATTGCGGTTTCTGCCAGGAAGCCTGCCCGGTCGATGCGATCGTCGAGGGACCGAACTTCGAGTTCGCCACCGAGACCCGCGAAGAACTGTACTTCGACAAGGCACGGCTTTTGGATAACGGCGACCGTTGGGAACGCGAGATCGCGCGCAACATCGCGATCGACGCACCGTATCGCTGA
- a CDS encoding NADH-quinone oxidoreductase subunit J → MGLQALFFYLFAFIAVASAFMVISARNPVHSVLFLILTFINAAALLLLTGAEFLAMILLVVYVGAVAVLFLFVVMMLDIDFTELRAGAAKHAPVAALIGLIVAIELIVVIGGSVISPAAKSAITQPIPAITERQNTQALGDVLYTDYVFFFQIAGLVLFVAMIGAIVLTLRHRTNIKRQDISAQVARTPETAVKVVKVKSGQGI, encoded by the coding sequence ATGGGTCTTCAGGCTCTCTTTTTCTATCTCTTCGCCTTCATCGCCGTGGCTTCGGCCTTCATGGTGATTTCGGCACGGAACCCGGTCCATTCGGTCCTGTTCCTCATTCTCACCTTCATCAATGCGGCGGCACTGCTGCTGCTCACGGGCGCTGAGTTCCTGGCGATGATCCTTCTCGTCGTCTATGTCGGCGCGGTTGCGGTCCTCTTCCTCTTCGTCGTGATGATGCTCGACATCGACTTCACCGAACTGCGTGCCGGCGCTGCAAAGCATGCGCCTGTCGCAGCGCTGATCGGTCTGATTGTCGCGATCGAATTGATCGTCGTCATCGGCGGCAGCGTCATCAGCCCGGCGGCCAAGAGCGCGATCACGCAGCCGATCCCGGCCATCACGGAGCGTCAGAACACCCAGGCGCTGGGTGACGTGCTCTATACCGACTATGTCTTCTTCTTCCAGATCGCAGGCCTGGTTCTGTTCGTCGCCATGATCGGCGCGATCGTGCTGACCCTGCGTCACCGGACAAACATCAAGCGCCAGGACATCTCGGCCCAGGTCGCCCGCACACCCGAGACTGCCGTCAAGGTGGTCAAGGTCAAGTCGGGCCAGGGCATCTGA